From Halorientalis litorea:
GACCCGCCGTTCGACGGATTCGTCGTCACCGACGACGGGGACTGGGACCCCACGGACGTCACCCGCCGCATCAGGAACCGGGACGGAACGCTCCCAGTCGTCTTGTTCCTCGACGACGGAAGCGAGGACATCGCCGGGCGGGCCGTCGCGGCCGACGCGAGCGGCTACGTGACGAGGGCGTGTGAGGAGCCGACTGGAACGCTCGTCGCACGGGTTCTGGACTGTGCCGCGACGGCCAGACGGGAGCGAGCGACTCGCAAAGAGCGCGCGCTCTCGGCGCGTCTCGTCGAGAAGAACCCCGAAGTCGTGACCGTCGTGCGTCCCGGTGCCGACCTCGCCTTCGGGAACGGCCGCGTCGACGAGGTGTTGGGGTTCGACCCCGCCGAGGTCGACGGTCGGTTGCCCTACGAGCGGATTCACGAGGACGACTGGCAGGACCTCCGGGAGGAGTTCTACGACGCCGTCATCGACCCCGACTACATCCCGACCGTCGAGTTCCGCGTTCGGGACGACGACGGCGGCTGGCGCGCCGTCGAAGCGCGCGGCCGGAACCTCCTCTCGGACCCCGTCGTCCGCGGGTTCGTCGTCATCATCAGGGACGTGAGCGAGCGACGGGAACGGGAACGAGAGCACGAACTGTACCGGCAGGTCGTCGAGAACGTCGGCAACGCGATGTACGTCCTCGACCCCGAGGGGTACTTCGAGTGGGTCAACGACGCGTTCGTCAGACAGACCGGCTACGAACGGGAGTTCGTGGAAGGGACACACGTCTCCGCGTTCATCGGGGAAGACGACTACCGGACGGCAACCGAACTGGTCTCGGAACTCCGTGAAGAAGGCGC
This genomic window contains:
- a CDS encoding PAS domain-containing response regulator, which codes for MEDAGGTPHRVGFVGADSDVAEWVRAGFERATEPVDFVIEESVSDAVEHVETAQHTPDPRLRTPMGESDPPFDGFVVTDDGDWDPTDVTRRIRNRDGTLPVVLFLDDGSEDIAGRAVAADASGYVTRACEEPTGTLVARVLDCAATARRERATRKERALSARLVEKNPEVVTVVRPGADLAFGNGRVDEVLGFDPAEVDGRLPYERIHEDDWQDLREEFYDAVIDPDYIPTVEFRVRDDDGGWRAVEARGRNLLSDPVVRGFVVIIRDVSERREREREHELYRQVVENVGNAMYVLDPEGYFEWVNDAFVRQTGYEREFVEGTHVSAFIGEDDYRTATELVSELREEGANDWRRFGFVAENVEGDIRRVVARVSILSGADDEFRGIVGVLRDVTGES